In a single window of the Zea mays cultivar B73 chromosome 5, Zm-B73-REFERENCE-NAM-5.0, whole genome shotgun sequence genome:
- the LOC109939926 gene encoding uncharacterized protein, with protein MSSRLKLQGASVLEGALSLARWNPVLLQRRVSDLEVANVDMARQYSDLEEKYSQGQTELARRCSDLEEKYSQGQTELARVSTSLNDVNTLNSTLHAQLDSEKEEKRALATSRDNLDKLYRDSSNSLTMLERSHRFTREELDNHRYKLQESLDDVIRLRQLVSTKDAVIKDLRASKKSVAQELETARLAVKAAEETSATLRAQRDKAMDKAIRAGWILMRRPGVVVPDDIMADVNVAPDSSSRPSSSIAPEKNIAK; from the exons atgtctagtcggctgaagttgcagggtgcctctgtcctagaaggagctttgtctctggcgcgttggaatccagtgctgcttcagcggcgtgtATCTGATTTGGAGGTGGCAAATGTCG atatggctcggcagtactctgatcttgaagaaaaatattctcaaggtcagactgaactggcccggcggtgctctgatcttgaagaaaaatattctcaaggtcagactgaactggcccgggTTTCTACTTCTCTGAATGATGTTAACACACTAAACTCAACTCTCcatgctcagctcgactctgaaaag GAAGAAAAGCGTGCCCTCGCtacttctcgtgacaaccttgacaagctatACCGCGACTCCAGCAATTCGTTGACCatgttggagaggagtcatcgcttcaccagggaggagttagataatcatcgttataagctgcaagaatccttggatgatgtgattcgcctcaggcagttggtgtcgaccaaagatgctgtcatcaaggatctgcgtgcttccaagaaatccgtcgcccaggagctagaaaccgctcgattggctgtcaaggctgctgaagagacttctgctactctgagggcccagcgcgataaagctatggataaagctattCGCGCGGGGTGGATCCTAatgaggagacctggtgtggttgttcctgacgacataatGGCAGATGTGAACgtcgctcctgattcctcaagtcgcccctcttcatcgattgctcctgagaagaacattgcCAAATAG